One genomic region from Fimbriimonadaceae bacterium encodes:
- a CDS encoding sugar ABC transporter permease, which produces MNRKGRTAFIFAYLAPAVLLYAVFVVWPLIQSVVISFTNWRGLSDQKDYVGLENYERLIKDEAYITAVKNNLWILVFGGLAILVVGLLMAHAVQGDGKLAKVLRATYLIPHVISLVVVAILWAFLYHPSFGLVTQGGEMVGIRQPEAGYLGDLDAALPAVTLAFVWYAVGFYIMLFAAGLKNIPSDISEAASLDGAAGLTRFWRVTWPLMWSVRKVAVTYIVITVINIFALVQVMTRGGNPDRRTEVMLSYFFEKGQEQGRYGQGAAIAVTNLALALGVALILMFVFRKNPEARR; this is translated from the coding sequence GTGAACCGCAAGGGGCGTACGGCATTCATTTTCGCGTATCTGGCGCCAGCGGTTCTGTTGTATGCGGTCTTTGTGGTTTGGCCCCTGATCCAGTCGGTGGTGATCTCGTTTACAAACTGGCGCGGGCTTTCCGACCAGAAGGACTATGTCGGGCTTGAGAATTACGAGCGGCTGATAAAGGACGAGGCGTACATCACCGCCGTCAAGAACAACCTTTGGATTCTGGTTTTTGGCGGGTTGGCGATCCTTGTGGTGGGGTTGTTGATGGCTCACGCCGTTCAAGGCGATGGAAAGCTTGCCAAGGTTTTGCGTGCCACGTACCTCATTCCCCATGTCATCTCTCTGGTTGTAGTGGCGATCTTGTGGGCGTTTCTCTATCATCCATCGTTCGGGTTGGTGACGCAGGGTGGAGAGATGGTTGGGATTCGACAGCCCGAAGCCGGATATCTGGGCGATCTTGACGCAGCGCTGCCAGCCGTGACGTTGGCTTTTGTTTGGTACGCGGTTGGGTTTTACATCATGCTCTTTGCGGCGGGGCTTAAGAACATCCCGAGCGACATTTCAGAGGCGGCGTCTTTGGATGGGGCGGCGGGGCTTACGCGATTTTGGCGGGTGACGTGGCCTTTGATGTGGTCGGTCCGTAAGGTTGCCGTGACGTATATCGTCATCACGGTGATCAACATTTTTGCCTTGGTGCAGGTGATGACGCGGGGTGGAAACCCCGACCGGCGCACTGAGGTGATGCTGAGCTACTTCTTTGAGAAGGGGCAAGAGCAAGGAAGATATGGCCAAGGCGCGGCTATTGCCGTGACGAACTTGGCTTTGGCTCTCGGCGTGGCGCTTATTCTTATGTTTGTGTTCCGAAAGAACCCCGAGGCCAGGCGATGA